One stretch of Caldinitratiruptor microaerophilus DNA includes these proteins:
- a CDS encoding NADH-quinone oxidoreductase subunit N, which produces MPIDLSSVNANFLVVLPELVLLAFTLVVLVWDLYAREKQGLGWVSLLGVALAMATLWFTSRPGVVEPGDYFGRMVAADTFTYFMKAVFLLVAGMIILLSMDWVAARMPKVQVEFYELVLFATLGMVFMAGSRDIVLIYLGLELASQASYILAGLLRRDTRSHEAALKYFLNGALASAVLLYGISLLYGLTGTTYLPDMAAALGGTSRGLSIAALVFVVAGFGFKVAAAPFHLWAPDAYEGAPTPVTGFFSIGPKAAAFAAILRVFLVGLGDRALAPEWSMLWAILAAASMFIGNLTALWQTNFKRMMAYSSISHAGYILTGVVAAAHVPEAGTGAVLFYVLGYALTNLGVWAVMVAMENAGTGTDLEDFKGLGQRAPIYAWSMVFLLVSLIGVPPTVGFFGKFFLFTAAVDAGYLWLAVIMAVNSAVSIGYYYGVVRNMFLSPTEKPALHAGAGPAAVIALSVLGVLLVGLSSAPFIDYARSTVALFFP; this is translated from the coding sequence ATGCCGATCGACCTGAGCTCGGTGAACGCCAACTTTCTCGTGGTCCTGCCCGAGCTCGTCCTCCTCGCCTTCACCCTGGTCGTCCTGGTCTGGGACCTGTACGCCCGGGAGAAGCAGGGCCTGGGGTGGGTGAGCCTCCTGGGCGTGGCCCTGGCCATGGCGACCCTGTGGTTCACCAGCCGGCCCGGGGTCGTCGAGCCGGGGGACTACTTCGGCCGCATGGTGGCGGCAGACACCTTCACCTACTTCATGAAGGCCGTCTTCCTCCTCGTGGCCGGGATGATCATCCTGCTTTCCATGGACTGGGTCGCGGCCCGCATGCCCAAGGTGCAGGTGGAGTTCTACGAGCTGGTCCTGTTCGCCACCCTGGGCATGGTCTTCATGGCCGGCTCCCGTGACATCGTGCTCATCTACCTGGGGCTCGAGCTCGCCAGCCAGGCCTCGTACATCCTGGCCGGACTCCTGCGCCGCGACACCCGCAGCCACGAGGCGGCCCTGAAGTACTTCCTGAACGGGGCCCTGGCCTCGGCGGTGCTCCTGTACGGCATCTCGCTGCTGTACGGCCTGACCGGCACCACCTACCTGCCCGACATGGCGGCCGCGCTCGGCGGCACGAGCCGCGGGCTCAGCATCGCGGCGCTGGTCTTCGTGGTGGCCGGGTTCGGCTTCAAGGTGGCCGCCGCCCCGTTCCACCTGTGGGCCCCTGACGCCTACGAAGGCGCTCCCACGCCGGTCACGGGCTTCTTCTCGATCGGCCCGAAGGCGGCCGCATTTGCGGCCATCCTGCGGGTGTTCCTGGTCGGCCTCGGCGACCGGGCGCTCGCTCCGGAGTGGAGCATGCTCTGGGCGATCCTGGCGGCGGCGTCGATGTTCATCGGGAACCTCACCGCCCTGTGGCAGACGAACTTCAAGCGGATGATGGCGTACTCGTCCATCTCCCACGCCGGGTACATCCTGACGGGCGTCGTCGCGGCGGCTCACGTGCCCGAGGCGGGTACGGGCGCAGTCCTGTTCTACGTGCTCGGGTACGCCCTCACGAACCTCGGCGTGTGGGCGGTGATGGTCGCCATGGAGAACGCCGGCACCGGGACCGACCTGGAGGACTTCAAGGGCCTTGGCCAGCGGGCGCCCATCTACGCCTGGTCGATGGTGTTCCTGCTGGTGTCCCTCATCGGCGTGCCGCCCACGGTGGGCTTCTTCGGGAAGTTCTTCCTGTTCACCGCCGCCGTCGACGCCGGGTACCTGTGGCTCGCCGTCATCATGGCGGTGAACAGCGCCGTGTCGATCGGCTACTACTACGGCGTGGTGCGGAACATGTTCCTGAGCCCGACCGAGAAGCCCGCGCTGCATGCCGGCGCCGGCCCCGCCGCGGTCATCGCCCTGTCTGTGCTCGGGGTGCTCCTCGTCGGCCTGTCCTCGGCGCCGTTCATCGACTACGCCCGCAGCACGGTGGCGCTTTTCTTCCCGTGA
- a CDS encoding complex I subunit 4 family protein — protein sequence MGALTIIVFFPLLAALVTLLVPREQDKAIKGIALVGTLVPLALAISLIPRFQLGTDAIQFEEIYRWIPSLGIQYHLGVDGWGLTMLVLSALLFPLAVIASFGYIEHRVKDYFVLLLILETGVNGVFAALDFVLFYVFWEVVLLPMYFLIGIWGGPRREYAAIKFFLYTFIASVIMLVGTIALYLNVPEKTFDLLRLAEQTRNLPVSGLTVFAFFALLVGFMVKVPAFPFHTWLPDAHVEAPTPISMLLAGILLKMGTYAMVRISHPFLPQVAVRYTTLLAVIGIVGIVYGALAAMAQKDFKKMVAYSSVAHMGFFILGLAAGTPEALAGGYYETIAHGLISPLFFFVVGMYYERTHTRELARLSGMYLTVPAVSFVAAFTAFANLGLPGLAGFIAEFYTLTGSFKTFGLWVLAAGAGMVIIAAFHLIMMRQVLMGEKKYESLPDITLKERIVFAPLAVLIVLLGVYPTPIFRVLDPVIQSLVRLLGGA from the coding sequence ATGGGTGCGCTCACCATCATCGTCTTCTTCCCGCTCCTGGCGGCGCTCGTGACCCTCTTGGTGCCGCGTGAACAGGACAAGGCCATCAAGGGGATCGCCCTGGTCGGGACGCTGGTGCCGCTGGCGCTGGCGATCAGCCTGATCCCCCGGTTCCAGCTCGGCACCGACGCGATCCAGTTCGAGGAGATCTACCGGTGGATCCCGAGCCTCGGCATCCAGTACCATCTGGGCGTCGACGGCTGGGGCCTGACGATGCTCGTGCTGTCCGCGCTGCTCTTCCCCCTGGCGGTGATCGCCAGCTTCGGGTACATCGAGCACCGCGTGAAGGACTACTTCGTCCTGCTGCTGATCCTCGAGACCGGCGTGAACGGCGTCTTCGCCGCCCTGGACTTCGTCCTGTTCTACGTGTTCTGGGAGGTCGTCCTCCTGCCGATGTACTTCCTCATCGGCATCTGGGGCGGCCCGCGGCGGGAGTACGCGGCGATCAAGTTCTTCCTCTACACGTTCATCGCTTCGGTCATCATGCTGGTGGGCACGATCGCCCTCTACCTGAACGTGCCCGAGAAGACCTTCGACCTGCTCCGGCTCGCCGAGCAGACCCGGAACCTGCCGGTGAGCGGCCTGACGGTGTTCGCCTTCTTCGCCCTCCTGGTCGGGTTCATGGTGAAGGTGCCCGCGTTCCCGTTCCACACGTGGCTTCCGGACGCCCACGTCGAGGCGCCGACCCCGATCTCCATGCTGCTTGCCGGCATCCTCCTGAAGATGGGCACGTACGCGATGGTCCGGATCAGCCACCCGTTCCTGCCGCAGGTGGCGGTGCGCTACACCACGCTCCTGGCCGTGATCGGGATCGTCGGCATCGTGTACGGGGCGCTGGCGGCCATGGCCCAGAAGGACTTCAAGAAGATGGTTGCCTACAGCTCCGTGGCGCACATGGGCTTCTTCATCCTCGGCCTGGCCGCCGGGACGCCGGAGGCCCTGGCGGGCGGGTACTACGAGACCATCGCCCACGGCCTCATCTCGCCCCTCTTCTTCTTCGTCGTCGGCATGTACTACGAGCGGACCCACACGCGTGAGCTGGCCCGCCTGAGCGGCATGTACCTGACGGTGCCGGCGGTGTCCTTCGTCGCTGCGTTCACCGCCTTCGCCAACCTCGGCCTGCCGGGCCTGGCCGGGTTCATCGCTGAGTTCTACACGCTCACCGGCTCGTTCAAGACCTTCGGTCTGTGGGTGCTGGCGGCCGGCGCGGGCATGGTGATCATCGCCGCGTTCCACCTCATCATGATGCGCCAGGTGCTCATGGGCGAGAAGAAGTACGAGTCGCTGCCCGACATCACCCTCAAGGAGCGGATCGTGTTCGCCCCGCTGGCCGTGCTGATCGTCCTGCTCGGCGTGTACCCGACCCCGATCTTCCGGGTGCTGGACCCCGTGATCCAGTCGCTGGTGCGGCTCCTGGGAGGCGCGTGA
- the nuoL gene encoding NADH-quinone oxidoreductase subunit L, with amino-acid sequence MEFAIDYAWLIPLLPLLGSLIIAAFARQLREPGAGYFGSAVMAVSFLLSVGVFGYAITHGGHEAAIYGAAAEGHALEPLRQWRLPVGGPLGGHSLNLGLMVDNLSAATLFMVTLVSLAVQVYSISYMHGDKRFTKYFAAVNLFTTGMLLAVMADNLLFLLIGWEIMGLCSYLLIGHWFENEVPQAASMKAFMTTRVGDTFMLLGIFGLYMLSGTLDFGELAEKLPELVREQPWWVAASALLLFGGPIGKSAQFPLHVWLPDAMAGPTPGSALIHAATMVAVGVYLVARGFTIFAAAGPGVMAVIALVGAFTSIFAASIATLRTDIKQVLAYSTVSQLGYMIMALGVGSFSAGTFHLMTHAFFKALLFLASGSVIHAVHTQEMHQMGGLRRKMPVTYLTWMVGYLALAGFPGFSGFFSKDELLLAAYNWPHMGAADLAWPEWVKWLPFVFGMGTAFLTAYYMTRATYLTFFGEPRDHHAYEHAHESPPLITVPLVVLAVFALLAGYAWAAIVYKWTGNEVFLFWEHFTEHPAQELPHEGAELVTAMATTLGLLGIATGIAVYKLASAEFRRRAIAALRPLYAVLKNKYYVDELYHATAVRGTLALGRLVGWFDRVVVDGIVNLVGDVGVALSDVGGWFDRVFVDGLVNGAGYAAMLAGRQFRRLATGQVQAYMTTFALVVIIGAIAAWWTFSGVGG; translated from the coding sequence GTGGAGTTCGCCATCGACTACGCCTGGCTCATCCCGCTGCTCCCTCTGCTGGGCAGCCTGATCATCGCGGCCTTCGCCAGGCAGCTGCGGGAGCCCGGGGCCGGGTACTTCGGGTCCGCCGTCATGGCGGTCTCGTTCCTGCTCTCGGTGGGCGTGTTCGGCTACGCCATCACGCACGGCGGACACGAGGCAGCGATCTACGGCGCTGCTGCGGAGGGGCACGCGCTCGAGCCGCTGCGGCAGTGGCGCCTTCCGGTCGGGGGGCCGCTGGGCGGTCACTCCCTGAACCTCGGGCTGATGGTGGACAACCTGTCGGCCGCCACGCTCTTCATGGTGACGCTGGTGAGCCTGGCCGTGCAGGTTTACTCCATCAGCTACATGCACGGCGACAAGCGGTTCACCAAGTACTTCGCCGCCGTCAACCTCTTCACGACCGGCATGCTCCTGGCCGTGATGGCGGACAACCTGTTGTTCCTGCTGATCGGCTGGGAGATCATGGGCCTCTGCTCGTACCTCCTGATCGGGCACTGGTTCGAGAACGAGGTGCCTCAGGCGGCGAGCATGAAGGCGTTCATGACCACCCGCGTGGGCGACACGTTCATGCTGTTGGGCATCTTCGGCCTCTACATGCTCTCGGGCACCCTGGACTTCGGCGAGCTGGCGGAGAAGCTGCCCGAGTTGGTGCGGGAACAGCCGTGGTGGGTGGCGGCCTCGGCGCTGCTCCTGTTCGGCGGGCCGATCGGCAAGAGCGCCCAGTTCCCGCTCCACGTGTGGCTTCCGGACGCCATGGCCGGCCCGACGCCGGGCTCCGCCCTCATCCACGCCGCCACGATGGTGGCCGTCGGCGTGTACCTGGTGGCCCGGGGCTTCACGATCTTCGCCGCCGCCGGCCCCGGCGTGATGGCGGTGATCGCCCTGGTCGGCGCCTTCACGTCGATCTTCGCGGCGTCCATCGCCACGCTGCGCACGGACATCAAGCAGGTGCTCGCGTACTCGACGGTCTCCCAGCTCGGGTACATGATCATGGCCCTGGGCGTCGGGAGCTTCAGCGCCGGCACCTTCCACCTCATGACCCACGCCTTCTTCAAGGCCTTGCTGTTCCTGGCTTCCGGCAGCGTGATCCACGCCGTCCACACGCAGGAGATGCACCAGATGGGCGGCCTGCGCCGGAAGATGCCCGTCACGTACCTCACGTGGATGGTGGGCTACCTGGCCCTGGCCGGGTTCCCGGGCTTCAGCGGCTTCTTCTCCAAGGACGAGCTCCTGCTGGCGGCCTACAACTGGCCGCACATGGGGGCGGCCGACCTGGCCTGGCCGGAGTGGGTCAAGTGGCTGCCGTTCGTGTTCGGCATGGGGACGGCGTTCCTCACCGCCTACTACATGACCCGGGCCACGTACCTCACCTTCTTCGGCGAGCCGCGTGACCACCACGCGTACGAGCACGCCCACGAGTCGCCGCCGCTCATCACGGTACCGCTCGTGGTGCTGGCGGTGTTCGCCCTGCTGGCGGGCTACGCGTGGGCGGCGATCGTCTACAAGTGGACGGGCAACGAAGTCTTCCTCTTCTGGGAGCACTTCACCGAGCATCCGGCTCAGGAACTGCCGCACGAGGGCGCCGAACTCGTGACCGCCATGGCGACCACGCTCGGCCTGCTCGGCATCGCCACCGGGATCGCGGTGTACAAGCTGGCTTCGGCAGAGTTCCGGCGGCGGGCGATCGCGGCGCTCCGCCCGCTGTACGCCGTTCTGAAGAACAAGTACTACGTCGACGAGCTCTACCACGCCACGGCCGTCCGGGGCACGCTGGCCCTGGGCCGGCTGGTCGGCTGGTTCGACCGGGTGGTCGTGGACGGCATCGTCAACCTGGTCGGCGACGTCGGCGTGGCCCTGTCGGATGTGGGCGGCTGGTTCGACCGGGTGTTCGTCGACGGCCTGGTGAACGGTGCCGGGTACGCCGCCATGCTCGCGGGCCGGCAGTTCCGGCGTCTGGCCACCGGCCAGGTCCAGGCCTACATGACGACCTTCGCCCTCGTGGTGATCATCGGTGCCATCGCTGCCTGGTGGACATTCTCGGGTGTAGGAGGCTAA
- the nuoK gene encoding NADH-quinone oxidoreductase subunit NuoK, producing the protein MALPIYLPLGLGAFLFGLGLWGALTRTNAVRILMFIEIMLNGVNLNLVTFTRYYYPDQPAGPILTLFVMTVAAAEASIGLAIILQLVRSRGTVDVDKVDLLKG; encoded by the coding sequence ATGGCCCTGCCCATCTACCTGCCGCTGGGTCTTGGCGCCTTCCTCTTCGGCCTCGGGCTGTGGGGGGCGCTCACCCGGACCAACGCCGTCCGGATCCTGATGTTCATCGAGATCATGCTGAACGGTGTGAACCTCAACCTGGTGACGTTCACGCGGTACTACTATCCGGACCAGCCGGCCGGGCCCATCCTGACCCTGTTCGTCATGACAGTCGCCGCCGCCGAGGCGTCCATCGGCCTGGCCATCATCCTGCAACTCGTGCGGAGCCGCGGCACGGTCGACGTCGACAAGGTCGACCTGCTGAAGGGTTAG
- a CDS encoding NADH-quinone oxidoreductase subunit J, with the protein MEYASFGALALVTLVSVYKMITTRLITHAALWMALSFTAVSGVFLMLQQEFVAALQLLIYTGAITTMVIFAIMLSEIREVKVVGAGASWWRRSALLALVVGLLFASFMLYLYYGARLPGAQAGTVPLTVRQIGAELFTRFTVPFELASVLLLLAMIGAIILTAKEAE; encoded by the coding sequence ATGGAGTATGCCTCGTTCGGCGCGCTGGCGCTGGTGACGCTGGTGTCGGTCTACAAGATGATCACCACGCGTCTCATCACCCACGCCGCCCTGTGGATGGCCCTGTCCTTCACCGCGGTCTCGGGCGTCTTCCTCATGCTCCAGCAGGAGTTCGTCGCCGCCCTGCAGCTGCTCATCTACACCGGGGCCATCACCACGATGGTGATCTTCGCCATCATGCTCTCGGAGATCCGGGAGGTCAAGGTCGTGGGCGCCGGCGCGTCCTGGTGGCGGCGCTCCGCGCTCCTGGCCCTGGTGGTCGGGCTCCTCTTCGCCTCGTTCATGCTCTACCTCTACTACGGGGCCAGGCTGCCCGGCGCGCAGGCCGGCACGGTGCCGCTCACGGTCCGGCAGATCGGGGCGGAGCTCTTCACCCGGTTCACCGTCCCGTTCGAGCTGGCGTCCGTGCTCCTCCTGCTGGCGATGATCGGGGCGATCATCCTCACGGCAAAGGAGGCGGAGTGA